One window of the Streptomyces sp. NBC_00259 genome contains the following:
- a CDS encoding HU family DNA-binding protein, whose product MNKAQLVEAIADKMGGRQQAAEAVDAVLDAIVRAVVGGDRVSVTGFGSFEKVDRPARYARNPQTGERVRVKKTSVPRFRAGQGFKDLVSGSKKLPRGGEVAVKKAPKGSLQVGTVAKKAAAKKATAKKAAVKKTTAAKKTTAAKKVAAKKTTAKKATAKTTAAKKTTAKKTTAAAKKTAPAKKATAKKAPAKKATARKTTAKKTTARKK is encoded by the coding sequence GTGAACAAGGCGCAGCTCGTAGAAGCGATTGCCGACAAGATGGGCGGCCGACAGCAGGCCGCCGAGGCTGTCGACGCGGTACTCGACGCGATCGTCCGCGCGGTTGTCGGCGGCGACCGGGTTTCGGTCACCGGCTTCGGCTCGTTCGAGAAGGTTGACCGTCCGGCCCGCTACGCCCGCAACCCGCAGACGGGTGAGCGCGTCCGGGTCAAGAAGACCTCGGTGCCGCGGTTCCGCGCGGGCCAGGGCTTCAAGGACCTGGTCAGCGGCTCGAAGAAGCTCCCCAGGGGTGGCGAAGTGGCCGTCAAGAAGGCTCCCAAGGGCAGCCTCCAGGTCGGTACCGTCGCCAAGAAGGCCGCCGCGAAGAAGGCCACCGCCAAGAAGGCGGCGGTGAAGAAGACGACGGCCGCGAAGAAGACCACCGCGGCGAAGAAGGTCGCCGCGAAGAAGACCACGGCCAAGAAGGCCACCGCCAAGACCACGGCGGCCAAGAAGACCACTGCCAAGAAGACGACGGCTGCGGCCAAGAAGACCGCTCCCGCCAAGAAGGCGACGGCCAAGAAGGCGCCCGCGAAGAAGGCGACGGCGCGCAAGACCACCGCCAAGAAGACCACCGCGCGCAAGAAGTAA
- a CDS encoding Lrp/AsnC family transcriptional regulator yields MVQAYILIQTEVGKASTVADTISKIPGVIQAEDVTGPYDVIVRAQADTVDELGRMVVAKVQQVDGITRTLTCPVVHL; encoded by the coding sequence GTGGTACAGGCGTACATCCTTATTCAGACCGAGGTGGGCAAGGCGTCGACGGTCGCCGACACCATCTCCAAGATCCCGGGGGTGATCCAGGCCGAGGACGTGACCGGGCCGTACGACGTGATCGTGCGTGCCCAGGCGGACACGGTCGATGAGCTGGGCCGCATGGTGGTCGCCAAGGTCCAGCAGGTGGACGGCATCACGCGTACGCTGACGTGTCCGGTCGTGCACCTGTAG
- the leuD gene encoding 3-isopropylmalate dehydratase small subunit — protein sequence MEAFTTHTGRAVPLRRSNVDTDQIIPAHWLKKVTRDGFEDGLFEAWRRNDDFILNQPERQGATVLVAGPDFGTGSSREHAVWALQNYGFKAVVSSRFADIFRGNSLKNGLLTVVLPQETVDRLWEVTEADPNADITVDLERREVRAPGITADFELDENARWRLLNGLDDISLTLQNEADIAAYEAARPAFKPRTIEV from the coding sequence ATGGAAGCTTTCACCACGCACACCGGCCGGGCCGTCCCGCTGCGCCGCAGCAACGTCGACACCGACCAGATCATCCCGGCCCACTGGCTGAAGAAGGTCACCCGCGACGGCTTCGAGGACGGGCTCTTCGAGGCCTGGCGCAGGAACGACGACTTCATTCTCAACCAGCCGGAGCGACAGGGCGCGACGGTCCTGGTCGCGGGCCCCGACTTCGGCACCGGCTCGTCCCGTGAGCACGCCGTCTGGGCGCTCCAGAACTACGGCTTCAAGGCCGTCGTCTCCAGCCGCTTCGCGGACATCTTCCGCGGCAACTCGCTCAAGAACGGCCTGCTGACCGTGGTCCTCCCGCAGGAGACCGTGGATCGGCTGTGGGAGGTGACCGAGGCCGACCCCAACGCCGACATCACCGTCGACTTGGAGCGGCGCGAGGTCCGCGCGCCCGGCATCACCGCCGATTTCGAGCTGGACGAGAACGCCCGATGGAGGCTGTTGAACGGACTCGACGACATCAGCCTCACCCTTCAGAACGAAGCGGACATCGCGGCGTACGAGGCGGCACGGCCGGCCTTCAAGCCCCGCACAATTGAGGTCTGA
- a CDS encoding thiamine-phosphate kinase, producing MKGTVGELGEFGLIRELTSRLTSTPAVRLGPGDDAAVVAAPDRRVVASTDLLLEGRHFRRDWSTAYDVGRKSAAQNLADIAAMGAVPTALLLGLVVPADLPVTWATELMDGIRDECQVAGAAVVGGDVVRGDTITVAITALGDLRNHDPVTRAGAQPGDVVAYTGWLGWSAAGHAVLSRGFRSPRAFVEAHRRPEPPYHAGPAAAGLGATAMTDVSDGLVADLGHIAEASKVRIDLRSGLIDIPSQMNDIGQAVGVDPLQWVLSGGEDHAIVATFPQDVKLPARWKVIGEVLNPSALPQVTVDGAPWTSKGGWDHFGEGS from the coding sequence ATGAAGGGCACTGTGGGCGAGCTGGGGGAGTTCGGGCTCATCAGGGAGCTCACCTCCAGGCTCACCTCCACCCCCGCCGTACGGCTCGGACCCGGCGACGACGCCGCGGTCGTGGCCGCACCCGACCGCAGGGTCGTGGCCAGCACCGACCTCCTGCTGGAGGGACGGCACTTCCGGCGCGACTGGTCGACCGCGTACGACGTGGGCCGCAAGTCGGCCGCGCAGAACCTCGCCGACATCGCGGCCATGGGCGCCGTACCGACCGCGCTGCTGCTCGGTCTCGTCGTCCCCGCAGACCTCCCGGTCACCTGGGCCACCGAGCTGATGGACGGCATCCGCGACGAATGCCAGGTCGCGGGCGCGGCGGTGGTCGGCGGTGATGTCGTACGAGGCGACACCATCACCGTCGCGATCACCGCCCTCGGCGATCTGCGCAACCACGACCCGGTGACCAGGGCCGGCGCCCAGCCCGGCGATGTCGTCGCCTACACCGGCTGGTTGGGCTGGTCCGCCGCCGGGCACGCGGTCCTCTCCCGTGGCTTCCGCTCGCCCCGGGCCTTCGTCGAGGCCCACCGGCGCCCCGAACCGCCGTACCACGCGGGCCCGGCCGCCGCCGGACTCGGCGCCACCGCGATGACCGACGTCAGCGACGGGCTCGTCGCCGACCTCGGCCATATCGCCGAGGCCAGCAAGGTCCGCATAGACCTGCGCTCCGGACTCATCGACATCCCCTCGCAGATGAACGACATCGGCCAGGCCGTCGGGGTCGACCCGCTCCAGTGGGTGCTCTCCGGCGGGGAGGACCACGCCATCGTCGCGACCTTCCCGCAGGACGTGAAGCTGCCCGCCCGCTGGAAGGTGATCGGCGAGGTCCTCAACCCGTCGGCACTGCCGCAGGTGACCGTCGACGGAGCGCCCTGGACCAGCAAGGGCGGTTGGGACCACTTCGGGGAGGGCTCATGA
- the ndgR gene encoding IclR family transcriptional regulator NdgR codes for MDNSSGVGVLDKAALVLSALESGPATLAGLVAATGLARPTAHRLAVALEHHRMVARDMQGRFILGPRLAELAAAAGEDRLLATAGPVLTHLRDVTGESAQLYRRQGDMRICVAAAERLSGLRDTVPVGSTLTMKAGSSAQILMAWEEPERLHRGLQGARFTATALSGVRRRGWAQSIGEREPGVASVSAPVRGPSNRVVAAVSVSGPIERLTRHPGRMHAQAVIDAAGRLSDALRRSG; via the coding sequence ATGGACAACTCTAGCGGCGTCGGCGTTCTCGACAAGGCTGCTCTGGTATTGAGCGCCCTGGAGTCCGGTCCGGCCACCCTCGCCGGGCTGGTCGCGGCGACAGGGCTTGCACGACCCACGGCACATCGTCTCGCCGTGGCTCTGGAACACCACCGGATGGTGGCGAGGGACATGCAGGGGCGGTTCATCCTGGGCCCGCGGCTTGCGGAGCTCGCGGCGGCCGCGGGCGAGGACCGGCTGCTCGCCACGGCGGGACCGGTGCTGACGCATCTGCGCGACGTGACGGGCGAGAGCGCGCAGCTGTACCGCCGGCAGGGAGACATGCGTATCTGCGTGGCGGCCGCCGAGCGGCTGTCCGGACTGCGGGACACGGTGCCCGTCGGGTCGACGCTCACGATGAAGGCCGGCTCGTCCGCCCAGATCCTGATGGCCTGGGAGGAGCCGGAGCGGCTGCACCGCGGCCTCCAGGGCGCGCGGTTCACGGCGACGGCACTGTCCGGCGTACGGCGCCGCGGCTGGGCACAGTCGATCGGCGAGCGCGAGCCGGGTGTCGCCTCGGTCTCCGCGCCGGTGCGCGGCCCCTCGAACCGGGTGGTGGCCGCGGTCTCGGTCTCCGGACCGATCGAGCGCCTGACCCGCCACCCGGGCCGGATGCACGCCCAGGCGGTCATCGACGCGGCCGGCCGGCTCTCGGACGCCCTGCGCCGCTCGGGCTGA
- a CDS encoding MerR family transcriptional regulator → MRLAELSERSGVPIPTIKYYLRERLLPPGHRITATQAEYDDTHLRRLGLVRALIQVGRIPVATARQVLAAIADDSLDHHMRLGAAVWSIPHGQDPDEEDPATATAHRTAEALLERLDWEFGRETGARSPAYRMLVAGIATMLRLGYPCGIEELLPYARSASELAVTDLDLVERYESEEEQVEAAVAFTVLYEPVLLSLRRLAQTEESNRRFG, encoded by the coding sequence ATGAGACTGGCGGAACTCAGCGAACGCAGCGGGGTGCCGATACCGACGATCAAGTACTACCTGCGTGAGCGGCTGCTGCCGCCCGGGCACCGGATCACCGCCACCCAGGCCGAGTACGACGACACGCATCTGCGCCGGCTCGGGTTGGTCCGGGCGCTGATCCAGGTCGGCCGCATCCCCGTGGCGACCGCGCGCCAGGTACTGGCCGCCATCGCCGACGACAGCCTCGACCACCACATGCGGCTCGGCGCGGCCGTCTGGTCCATTCCGCACGGCCAGGACCCGGACGAGGAGGACCCCGCCACCGCGACGGCCCACCGCACCGCCGAAGCGCTGCTGGAGCGGCTCGACTGGGAGTTCGGACGCGAGACGGGGGCGCGGTCGCCCGCGTACCGGATGCTGGTCGCCGGGATCGCCACGATGCTCCGCCTCGGCTATCCCTGCGGCATCGAGGAACTGCTGCCGTACGCCCGGAGCGCGTCCGAACTGGCCGTCACCGACCTGGACTTGGTGGAGCGGTACGAGTCCGAGGAGGAGCAGGTGGAGGCCGCGGTGGCGTTCACCGTGTTGTACGAGCCGGTGCTGCTGAGTCTGCGCAGGCTGGCCCAGACCGAGGAGTCCAACCGCCGCTTCGGCTGA
- a CDS encoding NAD(P)H-dependent glycerol-3-phosphate dehydrogenase, whose translation MTRSVKAAVFGTGSWGTAFSMILADAGCEVTMWGRRAELVDVINSTRTNPDYLPGVQLPEAVRATTDPAEAARDADFTVLVVPSQTLRANLTEWAPKLAPDTVLVSLMKGVELGTAKRMSEVIEEVVAKAPAGGAPDDVRRRVAVLTGPNLAKEIADRQPAAAVVACADESVAQRLQSACMTPYFRAYTNTDVVGCELGGAVKNVIGLAVGIADGMGLGDNSKATLITRGLAETTRLGLAMDADPMTFAGLAGLGDLVATCSSPLSRNHTFGTNLGRGMTLQETIAATKQTAEGVKSCESVLDLARRHGVDMPITETVVSIVHEGKPPVVALKELMSRSAKPERH comes from the coding sequence GTGACTCGTTCCGTCAAGGCCGCCGTCTTCGGCACCGGCTCATGGGGCACGGCCTTCTCGATGATCCTCGCCGACGCGGGCTGCGAGGTGACCATGTGGGGCCGCCGCGCGGAGCTCGTCGACGTCATCAACAGCACGCGCACCAACCCCGACTATCTCCCCGGCGTCCAGCTCCCGGAAGCGGTACGGGCCACCACCGACCCCGCAGAGGCCGCCCGCGACGCCGATTTCACCGTCCTCGTCGTGCCCTCCCAGACCCTTCGCGCCAACCTCACGGAGTGGGCGCCGAAGCTGGCCCCCGACACCGTGCTCGTCTCCCTGATGAAGGGCGTCGAACTCGGCACCGCCAAGCGGATGAGCGAGGTCATCGAAGAAGTGGTCGCCAAGGCGCCTGCCGGGGGTGCCCCCGACGACGTCAGGCGGAGGGTGGCCGTCCTCACCGGGCCCAACCTGGCCAAGGAGATCGCCGACCGCCAGCCCGCCGCCGCGGTCGTGGCCTGCGCCGACGAATCGGTCGCCCAGCGGCTCCAGTCCGCGTGCATGACCCCGTACTTCCGGGCCTACACCAACACCGACGTCGTCGGCTGCGAACTCGGCGGAGCGGTCAAGAACGTCATCGGCCTCGCCGTCGGCATCGCGGACGGCATGGGCCTCGGCGACAACTCCAAGGCCACCCTCATCACCCGCGGCCTCGCCGAGACGACCCGCCTGGGCCTCGCGATGGACGCCGACCCGATGACCTTCGCCGGCCTCGCCGGCCTCGGCGATCTCGTCGCGACCTGCTCCTCGCCGCTCTCCCGGAACCACACCTTCGGCACCAACCTCGGCCGCGGTATGACGCTCCAGGAGACCATCGCCGCCACCAAGCAGACCGCCGAGGGCGTCAAGTCCTGTGAGTCCGTACTGGATCTGGCCCGCAGGCACGGCGTCGACATGCCCATCACCGAGACGGTCGTGTCGATCGTCCACGAGGGCAAGCCGCCGGTCGTCGCGCTCAAGGAACTGATGTCGCGCAGCGCCAAGCCGGAGCGCCACTGA
- a CDS encoding D-alanine--D-alanine ligase family protein — protein MSENQSQSTGVAPTSGEALRKPRVAVVFGGRSSEHAISVVTAGAVLRAIDRSKYDVLPIGITTDGRWALTADEPDRMAIADRQLPSVADLAESAEGGVVLSVDPANREVVYSEPGSVPKALGEVDVVFPMLHGPYGEDGTLQGLLELSGVPYVGSGVLASAVGQDKEYMKRVFISFGLPVGPYEVIRPREWVQDPSAARKKIIDFAGEHGWPLFVKPARAGSSIGITKVDDLSGLDEAVEEAQRHDPKIIVEALLRGREIECGVLEFEDGPRASLPAEIPPVSAHDFYDFEAKYIDSATGLVPAPLTDEQTAEVRRLAVDAFEAASCEGLVRADFFLTEDGEFVINEINTMPGFTPISMFPRMWQETGVGYAELVDRLIQAALRRSTGLR, from the coding sequence ATGAGCGAGAACCAGTCCCAGAGCACCGGCGTTGCCCCCACCAGTGGCGAGGCGCTCCGCAAGCCGCGCGTCGCGGTCGTCTTCGGCGGCCGCAGCTCCGAGCACGCGATCTCCGTCGTGACGGCCGGCGCCGTTCTGCGTGCCATCGACCGCAGCAAGTACGACGTCCTGCCCATCGGCATCACGACGGACGGCCGCTGGGCGCTGACGGCCGACGAGCCCGACCGGATGGCCATCGCCGACCGGCAGCTGCCCTCCGTCGCCGACCTCGCGGAATCGGCCGAGGGCGGCGTGGTCCTCTCCGTCGACCCGGCCAACCGCGAGGTGGTCTACAGCGAGCCGGGCTCCGTGCCCAAGGCGCTCGGCGAGGTCGACGTCGTCTTCCCCATGCTGCACGGACCGTACGGCGAGGACGGCACCCTCCAGGGCCTGCTGGAGCTCTCCGGCGTCCCGTACGTCGGCTCGGGCGTCCTGGCCTCGGCCGTCGGCCAGGACAAGGAGTACATGAAGCGGGTCTTCATCTCCTTCGGCCTGCCCGTCGGTCCCTACGAGGTGATCCGGCCCCGTGAGTGGGTGCAGGATCCTTCCGCCGCACGCAAGAAGATCATCGACTTCGCCGGCGAGCACGGCTGGCCGCTCTTCGTGAAGCCCGCCCGCGCCGGGTCCTCGATCGGCATCACCAAGGTCGACGACCTCTCCGGACTGGACGAGGCCGTCGAGGAGGCCCAGCGCCACGACCCGAAGATCATCGTGGAGGCGCTGCTGCGCGGCCGCGAGATCGAATGCGGAGTGCTGGAGTTCGAGGACGGCCCGCGCGCCAGTCTGCCCGCCGAGATCCCGCCCGTCTCCGCCCACGACTTCTACGACTTCGAGGCCAAGTACATCGACTCGGCGACCGGACTCGTGCCCGCGCCGCTCACCGACGAGCAGACCGCCGAGGTGCGGCGGCTCGCGGTCGACGCCTTCGAGGCCGCGTCGTGCGAGGGACTGGTCCGCGCGGACTTCTTCCTCACCGAGGACGGCGAGTTCGTGATCAACGAGATCAACACCATGCCGGGCTTCACGCCCATCTCCATGTTCCCGCGCATGTGGCAGGAGACCGGCGTCGGCTACGCGGAGCTCGTCGACCGGCTGATCCAGGCGGCGCTGCGGCGCTCCACGGGCCTGCGCTAG
- a CDS encoding DUF4188 domain-containing protein, which translates to MTAEGQTEVVVFLIGMRINSFRAVRSWWPVFRAMPRMLKELSKDGDSGLRGYQLLLGGPRLVYTVQYWESREKLFAYATAQDKEHRPAWAAFNRRMREGKGKVGFWHETYIVPAGSYENVYVNMPAFGLGAATGVVPVAQRGERAADRLKAG; encoded by the coding sequence ATGACCGCGGAGGGGCAGACGGAGGTCGTCGTCTTCCTCATCGGGATGCGCATCAACAGCTTCAGGGCGGTGCGGAGTTGGTGGCCCGTGTTCAGGGCCATGCCGCGCATGCTGAAGGAGCTGTCCAAGGACGGGGACAGCGGACTGCGCGGCTATCAGCTGCTGCTGGGCGGTCCCCGGCTCGTCTACACCGTCCAGTACTGGGAATCCAGGGAGAAGCTGTTCGCGTACGCGACGGCGCAGGACAAGGAGCACCGCCCGGCCTGGGCCGCGTTCAACCGCCGGATGCGCGAGGGCAAGGGCAAGGTCGGCTTCTGGCACGAGACCTACATCGTCCCCGCGGGCTCGTACGAGAACGTCTACGTCAACATGCCGGCGTTCGGGCTCGGCGCGGCGACGGGCGTCGTCCCGGTCGCCCAGCGCGGTGAGCGTGCGGCGGACCGCCTGAAGGCGGGATGA
- a CDS encoding lysophospholipid acyltransferase family protein produces MSRRRIGFWYRLAAVIAKPPLVVLFKRDWRGMEHIPADGGFITAVNHNSYLDPLSYAHYQYNTGRVPRFLAKAALFKVSFVGMMLRGTGQIPVYRETTNALDAFRAAVDAIERGECVAFYPEGTLTRDPEMWPMAGKTGAARIALLTKAPVIPVAQWGANLAMPPYARENKLRLFPRKTLIVQAGPPVDLTRFYGQEATPDVLREVTEVIMAAITAQLEEVRGEKAPAEPVDHRTARAEQRRKAAGEGTK; encoded by the coding sequence GTGTCCCGCCGCAGAATCGGCTTCTGGTACCGCTTGGCGGCGGTCATCGCGAAACCGCCGTTGGTCGTTCTGTTCAAGCGGGACTGGCGAGGAATGGAGCACATTCCGGCCGACGGAGGATTCATCACCGCGGTGAATCACAACTCCTACCTGGACCCGCTCTCCTACGCGCACTACCAGTACAACACCGGACGCGTCCCGCGCTTTCTGGCGAAGGCCGCCCTTTTCAAGGTGTCGTTCGTCGGCATGATGCTGCGCGGCACCGGCCAGATCCCCGTCTACCGTGAGACGACGAACGCCCTCGACGCGTTCCGCGCCGCCGTCGACGCCATCGAACGCGGCGAATGCGTGGCGTTCTACCCCGAGGGAACGCTGACCCGCGACCCCGAGATGTGGCCCATGGCCGGCAAGACCGGCGCCGCCCGCATCGCGCTGCTCACGAAGGCCCCGGTCATCCCCGTCGCGCAGTGGGGCGCCAACCTGGCGATGCCGCCGTACGCCAGGGAGAACAAGCTGCGGCTGTTTCCCCGGAAGACCCTGATCGTGCAGGCCGGACCGCCCGTCGACCTCACCCGGTTCTACGGTCAGGAGGCCACTCCCGACGTACTGCGCGAGGTCACCGAGGTCATCATGGCCGCGATCACCGCGCAGCTGGAGGAGGTCCGGGGCGAGAAGGCGCCGGCCGAGCCCGTCGACCACCGTACGGCGAGGGCCGAGCAGCGGCGCAAGGCCGCCGGGGAGGGAACCAAGTGA
- the cofC gene encoding 2-phospho-L-lactate guanylyltransferase — MHWSLVVPLKPLALAKSRLSEAAGGAMRPQFALAFAQDTVAAVLSCGAVRDVVVVTDDPLAAAELGALGARIVPDSPGAGLNAALAHGARTVRALRPGAAVAALNADLPALRTAELERVLATAGKSPRTFLADTAGIGTTFLSARPGAELRPAFGGRSRRRHLVSGAVEIELVGVESVRRDVDTGDDLRAALALGVGPRTAAQCATAPAPWGS, encoded by the coding sequence GTGCACTGGTCACTGGTCGTACCGCTGAAGCCCCTCGCGCTGGCCAAGAGCAGGCTGTCGGAGGCCGCGGGCGGCGCGATGCGCCCACAGTTCGCGCTCGCCTTCGCGCAGGACACGGTGGCCGCCGTGCTGTCGTGCGGCGCGGTAAGGGATGTGGTCGTCGTCACGGACGATCCGCTGGCGGCGGCGGAGCTGGGCGCGCTGGGCGCGCGCATCGTGCCGGACTCACCGGGAGCGGGGCTCAACGCGGCGCTGGCCCACGGTGCGCGAACGGTGCGGGCACTGCGTCCCGGCGCGGCGGTGGCGGCGCTCAACGCGGATCTGCCCGCACTGCGTACCGCCGAATTGGAACGGGTGCTCGCCACGGCCGGGAAATCTCCGCGGACTTTCCTCGCGGACACCGCGGGAATTGGGACGACATTCCTGTCGGCCCGGCCGGGGGCGGAATTGCGTCCGGCTTTCGGCGGGCGCTCACGGCGCCGCCATTTGGTCTCCGGGGCCGTGGAAATCGAATTGGTCGGCGTGGAGTCGGTACGCCGTGACGTGGACACCGGGGACGATCTGCGGGCCGCGCTCGCGCTGGGGGTGGGCCCGCGGACGGCCGCGCAGTGCGCGACGGCACCGGCGCCGTGGGGGTCCTGA
- a CDS encoding DUF3515 domain-containing protein has product MSHHRLLSLPAAAVLLAAAGCSSTDAPASITVPAPPAEEKALCQALHEALPESVGGESRRDPEPRSELTAGWGDAAIVLRCGVPRPAGLLSEEADGVSVNGVEWFAEELDDGARFTTTYRKTYVEVTLSKQFTDVGPLTELAGPVAKTVPPRFEAVPSAPGNSGTP; this is encoded by the coding sequence ATGTCTCACCACCGGCTTCTGTCTCTGCCCGCCGCCGCTGTGCTGTTGGCTGCCGCGGGCTGCTCCTCCACGGACGCGCCCGCGTCGATCACGGTTCCCGCTCCCCCCGCCGAGGAGAAGGCCCTGTGCCAGGCGCTGCACGAGGCGCTGCCGGAGTCGGTGGGCGGTGAGAGCCGCCGTGATCCCGAGCCGCGTTCCGAGCTGACCGCCGGGTGGGGGGACGCCGCGATCGTACTGCGCTGCGGCGTTCCCCGCCCCGCGGGGCTGCTGAGTGAGGAGGCGGACGGGGTGTCGGTGAACGGCGTCGAATGGTTCGCCGAGGAACTCGACGACGGCGCCCGGTTCACCACCACGTACCGCAAGACCTATGTCGAGGTGACGCTGTCGAAGCAGTTCACCGACGTGGGGCCGCTGACGGAGCTGGCGGGACCGGTCGCGAAGACGGTCCCGCCACGTTTCGAGGCGGTGCCGAGCGCCCCGGGCAACTCCGGTACGCCCTAG
- the leuC gene encoding 3-isopropylmalate dehydratase large subunit, with the protein MGRTLAEKVWDDHVVRRAEGEPDLLFIDLHLLHEVTSPQAFDGLRQNGRRVRRLDLTIATEDHNTPTLDIDKPIADPVSRTQLETLRKNCAEFGVRLHPLGDVEQGVVHVVGPQLGLTQPGTTVVCGDSHTSTHGAFGALAFGIGTSQVEHVLATQTLPLARPKTMAITVEGELPDGVTAKDLILAIIARIGTGGGQGYILEYRGSAIEKLSMEARMTICNMSIEAGARAGMIAPDRTTFDYLQGRDHAPRGEDWDAAVAYWKTLRTDDDAVFDAEVFIDATELSPFVTWGTNPGQGAPLSASVPDPASYEDASERHAAEKALEYMGLTAGQALRDIKVDTVFVGSCTNGRIEDLRSAASILDGRKVADGVRMLVVPGSVRVALQAVEEGLDKVFKEAGAEWRHAGCSMCLGMNPDQLAPGERSASTSNRNFEGRQGKGGRTHLVSPQVAAATAVLGHLASPADLSDTRTPAGV; encoded by the coding sequence ATGGGTAGGACACTCGCGGAGAAGGTCTGGGACGACCACGTCGTCCGGCGCGCCGAGGGCGAGCCCGACCTCCTCTTCATCGATCTCCACCTCCTGCACGAGGTGACGAGCCCGCAGGCGTTCGACGGCCTCCGCCAGAACGGCCGCCGTGTGCGGCGGCTCGACCTCACCATCGCGACCGAGGACCACAACACCCCGACCCTCGACATCGACAAGCCCATCGCCGACCCGGTCTCCCGCACCCAGCTGGAGACGCTGCGCAAGAACTGCGCGGAGTTCGGTGTCCGGCTGCACCCGCTCGGCGACGTCGAGCAGGGCGTCGTCCACGTCGTGGGACCGCAGCTGGGGCTGACCCAGCCCGGCACCACCGTGGTCTGCGGTGACTCCCACACCTCCACGCACGGCGCCTTCGGCGCGCTGGCGTTCGGCATCGGCACCTCCCAGGTCGAGCACGTCCTGGCCACCCAGACGCTGCCGCTGGCCCGCCCCAAGACCATGGCGATCACCGTTGAGGGCGAGCTGCCCGACGGCGTCACCGCCAAGGACCTGATCCTGGCGATCATCGCCAGGATCGGCACCGGCGGCGGCCAGGGCTACATCCTGGAGTACCGCGGCTCGGCCATCGAGAAGCTCTCGATGGAGGCCCGCATGACCATCTGCAACATGTCGATCGAGGCCGGCGCCCGTGCGGGCATGATCGCCCCCGACCGGACCACGTTCGACTATCTGCAGGGTCGTGACCACGCCCCCCGCGGCGAGGACTGGGACGCGGCGGTCGCGTACTGGAAGACGCTGCGCACCGACGACGACGCCGTCTTCGACGCCGAGGTCTTCATCGACGCCACCGAACTCTCCCCGTTCGTCACCTGGGGCACCAACCCCGGCCAGGGTGCGCCGCTCTCGGCGAGCGTCCCCGACCCGGCTTCGTACGAGGACGCTTCGGAGCGGCACGCGGCCGAAAAGGCCCTGGAGTACATGGGGTTGACCGCCGGGCAGGCGCTGCGCGACATCAAGGTCGACACCGTCTTCGTAGGCTCCTGCACCAACGGCCGTATCGAGGACCTGCGCTCCGCGGCCTCGATCCTGGACGGTCGCAAAGTCGCCGACGGCGTACGGATGCTGGTCGTCCCCGGCTCGGTGCGGGTCGCGCTGCAGGCCGTCGAGGAGGGCCTGGACAAGGTCTTCAAGGAGGCCGGCGCCGAATGGCGGCACGCGGGCTGCTCGATGTGTCTGGGCATGAACCCCGACCAGCTGGCCCCCGGTGAGCGCTCCGCGTCCACCTCCAACCGCAACTTCGAGGGCCGTCAGGGCAAGGGCGGCCGGACCCATCTGGTCTCGCCGCAGGTCGCCGCCGCCACCGCGGTGCTCGGCCACCTGGCCTCACCCGCCGACCTGTCCGACACCCGTACGCCCGCCGGAGTCTGA